A genomic region of Pontibaca methylaminivorans contains the following coding sequences:
- a CDS encoding type II toxin-antitoxin system HigB family toxin: MRQSVDSLAGQKDQPAVKAALDAWFDEVSKADWKSSADVKRLYATASIVSAERIVFNIKGNDYRLLVAVDFEKTIVWIKWIGTHKAYDRIDVTEVRHGD; the protein is encoded by the coding sequence TTGCGGCAGTCCGTCGACAGCCTCGCGGGGCAGAAGGACCAGCCGGCTGTCAAAGCCGCGCTCGATGCCTGGTTCGACGAAGTGAGCAAGGCGGACTGGAAGAGTTCGGCGGATGTGAAGCGGCTCTATGCGACCGCCAGCATCGTCAGCGCCGAGCGCATCGTCTTCAACATCAAGGGCAACGACTATCGCCTCTTGGTGGCGGTCGACTTCGAGAAGACCATCGTCTGGATCAAGTGGATCGGCACCCACAAGGCTTATGACAGGATCGACGTGACGGAGGTCAGACATGGCGACTGA
- a CDS encoding recombinase family protein produces MTRVALYARYSSDNQREASIEDQFRICREQAKREGWKVVGAYKDAGISGASMILRPGIQMLLQDAQAGQFDMVLAEALDRISRDQADVATFYKHLKFAGVPIVTLAEGEISELHVGLKGTMNALFLKDLAAKTHRGLRGRVEDGKSGGGLCYGYKVVKKLDSRGDPIRGDREIDAAEAEVIRRILRDYVAGVSPRVIAKTLNEEGVPGPEGRLWNDTTIHGHTKRGTGILNNELYIGRLIWNRLRYLKDPSTGKRVSRLNPESEWIVKDVPDLRIVDDELWQAVKARQAVTSAKYANVAEGVRKHHKKNRLNGTHRPKTLLSGLIFCGCCGGPFSIRGSDRFACSTHVTKGTCSNSRTILREDLERRVLAGLKERMMAPEVAAEAMRAYAEETNRLNRERRSNGDAWKVELVKVEKQIRGIIEAIKEGMFHPSMKGEMDALEARKAELTGLLADIPEDAPDLLPSASAIYAKKVSALTAVLAKPDERPHAAAALRMLIEKIVLTPGPERGEIFATLHGELRTILEWTDRQAIGKACKMTKPAVGAAGLSVSMVAGTGFEPVTFRL; encoded by the coding sequence ATGACCCGCGTTGCCCTCTATGCCCGCTATTCCTCCGACAATCAGCGCGAGGCGTCCATTGAGGACCAGTTCCGCATCTGCCGCGAGCAGGCGAAACGCGAAGGCTGGAAGGTCGTCGGCGCCTACAAGGATGCGGGCATCTCGGGCGCGAGCATGATCCTGCGTCCCGGCATCCAGATGCTGTTGCAGGACGCGCAGGCCGGACAGTTCGACATGGTGCTGGCCGAGGCGCTGGATCGCATCAGCCGCGACCAGGCCGATGTCGCTACCTTCTATAAGCACCTCAAGTTCGCCGGCGTGCCCATCGTCACGCTGGCCGAAGGCGAGATCAGCGAATTGCATGTCGGCCTCAAGGGGACGATGAACGCGCTGTTCCTCAAAGACCTCGCGGCCAAGACCCATCGCGGGCTGCGCGGCCGGGTCGAGGACGGCAAGTCGGGCGGCGGGCTTTGCTACGGCTACAAGGTGGTCAAGAAGCTGGACTCGCGCGGCGATCCGATCCGGGGCGACCGCGAGATCGACGCCGCCGAAGCGGAAGTGATTCGTCGCATTCTCCGCGACTATGTCGCCGGCGTCAGCCCGCGCGTCATCGCAAAGACACTGAACGAGGAAGGCGTGCCCGGCCCCGAGGGGCGGCTCTGGAACGACACCACCATCCATGGCCACACAAAGCGCGGCACCGGCATCCTCAACAACGAACTCTATATCGGCCGCCTGATCTGGAACCGGCTGCGTTATCTCAAAGACCCGTCGACCGGCAAGCGCGTCTCGCGGCTGAACCCGGAATCGGAGTGGATCGTCAAGGACGTTCCCGATCTGCGCATCGTCGACGACGAACTCTGGCAGGCCGTGAAGGCGCGACAGGCCGTGACCTCGGCAAAATATGCCAATGTCGCCGAGGGTGTGCGCAAGCACCACAAGAAGAACCGCCTGAACGGCACCCATCGGCCCAAGACCCTGCTCTCGGGCCTGATCTTCTGCGGCTGCTGCGGTGGCCCCTTCTCCATCCGTGGCTCGGATCGTTTCGCCTGCTCGACGCATGTGACCAAGGGCACCTGCTCCAACAGCCGCACCATCCTGCGCGAAGATCTGGAGCGGCGCGTTCTCGCCGGCCTGAAGGAACGGATGATGGCGCCGGAAGTGGCTGCCGAGGCGATGCGCGCCTATGCCGAGGAAACGAACCGGCTGAACCGGGAACGCCGCTCGAACGGCGATGCCTGGAAGGTCGAGTTGGTGAAGGTCGAGAAGCAGATCAGGGGCATCATCGAGGCGATCAAGGAAGGCATGTTCCATCCGAGCATGAAGGGCGAGATGGATGCGCTGGAAGCCCGTAAGGCGGAGCTGACCGGCCTGCTCGCCGATATTCCCGAGGATGCGCCGGACCTGCTGCCGAGCGCTTCGGCGATCTACGCGAAGAAGGTTTCCGCGCTGACCGCCGTTCTCGCCAAGCCCGACGAACGGCCGCATGCGGCGGCGGCGTTGCGGATGCTGATCGAGAAGATCGTGCTGACGCCGGGGCCGGAACGGGGCGAGATTTTCGCGACGCTGCACGGCGAGTTGCGCACGATCCTCGAATGGACGGATCGGCAAGCCATTGGGAAGGCTTGCAAAATGACAAAACCCGCCGTTGGTGCGGCGGGTTTGTCGGTCTCAATGGTTGCGGGGACAGGATTTGAACCTGTGACCTTCAGGTTATGA
- a CDS encoding class I SAM-dependent methyltransferase, producing the protein MTVRLRHALETGALSLPESGRISVLSPPEDADLSVLPQERIEVVTPFRPAHDRFAALGFDCRPESDRPCSMAIICLPRAKARAWLLVGEAARRSSGWVVIDGAKSDGIDSMLKALRRQVGVSEPVAKAHGKLFWFTPGPDTPLAGPPEQPERVEGFVTAPGVFSAAEVDPASHLLAAALPPAGLGRHVVDLGAGWGYLGASILALPGLERLDLVEADHLALDCARDNLRDARCAFHWADARRWSPDSRPDAVVMNPPFHSGRAAEPELGRAFIAAAARILAPSGQLWMVANRHLPYEAALAGAFQRVQEAGGDRRFKVIHASSPRRRR; encoded by the coding sequence ATGACCGTCCGGCTGCGCCATGCGCTCGAGACGGGTGCGCTCTCCCTGCCCGAGTCGGGGCGGATCAGCGTGTTGTCGCCGCCCGAGGATGCGGACCTCTCCGTCCTGCCGCAGGAGCGGATCGAGGTCGTGACCCCGTTCCGGCCGGCCCATGATCGCTTTGCCGCGCTTGGTTTTGACTGCCGGCCCGAAAGCGACCGACCCTGCAGCATGGCGATCATATGCCTGCCGCGGGCCAAGGCGCGCGCCTGGCTTCTGGTCGGCGAGGCCGCGCGGCGCAGCAGCGGATGGGTGGTGATCGACGGCGCGAAGAGCGACGGGATCGACAGCATGTTGAAGGCCCTGCGCCGGCAGGTCGGGGTGAGCGAACCCGTCGCCAAGGCCCATGGCAAGCTGTTCTGGTTCACCCCCGGCCCGGACACGCCCCTTGCCGGCCCCCCGGAGCAGCCCGAGCGCGTCGAGGGATTCGTCACCGCACCCGGCGTATTTTCCGCCGCCGAGGTCGATCCGGCCTCGCACCTGCTGGCCGCGGCCCTGCCCCCCGCCGGGCTCGGGCGTCACGTGGTCGATCTGGGCGCCGGCTGGGGCTATCTCGGCGCGAGCATCCTGGCGCTGCCGGGGCTTGAGCGGCTCGACCTGGTGGAGGCGGACCATCTGGCGCTTGACTGCGCGCGCGACAACCTGCGCGATGCGCGATGCGCATTTCACTGGGCCGATGCGCGGCGATGGAGCCCGGACAGCCGGCCCGATGCGGTGGTGATGAACCCCCCGTTCCACAGCGGCCGCGCCGCGGAACCGGAGCTCGGCCGTGCCTTCATCGCCGCGGCGGCGCGGATTCTGGCCCCGTCCGGGCAGCTCTGGATGGTGGCGAACCGGCACCTTCCCTATGAGGCCGCGCTTGCAGGGGCCTTCCAGCGGGTGCAGGAGGCAGGGGGCGACCGCCGGTTCAAGGTGATTCACGCCAGCAGCCCGCGCCGCCGCCGCTGA
- a CDS encoding HIT family protein: MTASCLFCRIASGELPAHRLYEDDHILAFLDLHPIRAGHALVIPRAHHVWFEDLPEDLATRIMTCAQRLARRMKAIYEVERVAMFFTGIHVPHAHAHVVPMQHVHDVTSQAYLSAGSDGYALPPQLPAAEMEEIARQLRRG, translated from the coding sequence ATGACGGCCAGCTGCCTGTTCTGCCGGATCGCTTCGGGTGAACTGCCCGCCCATCGCTTGTATGAGGACGACCATATTCTGGCCTTTCTCGATCTGCACCCGATCCGTGCCGGCCATGCGCTGGTCATTCCCAGGGCGCACCATGTCTGGTTCGAGGATTTGCCCGAGGATCTGGCGACACGGATCATGACCTGCGCGCAACGCCTGGCGCGGCGCATGAAGGCGATCTACGAGGTCGAGCGCGTGGCGATGTTCTTTACCGGCATCCATGTGCCCCATGCCCACGCCCATGTGGTCCCGATGCAGCACGTGCATGACGTCACCTCGCAGGCATATCTGTCGGCGGGGTCCGATGGTTATGCCCTGCCGCCGCAGCTTCCCGCCGCCGAGATGGAAGAGATTGCCCGGCAGTTGCGCAGGGGATAG
- a CDS encoding helix-turn-helix domain-containing protein: MATELKPIRTEADYDAALAEVERLWGAKSGTPDGDRLDVLATLIEVYEEKQHPMDPPDPIEAIRFRMEQQGLTRKDLEPMIGPRNRVADVLNRKRGLSIEMIRQLHDHLGISAEVLIRPSRFDKVA, translated from the coding sequence ATGGCGACTGAATTGAAGCCCATCCGCACCGAGGCGGATTACGATGCGGCGCTTGCCGAAGTGGAACGGCTTTGGGGCGCGAAGAGCGGCACGCCGGACGGCGATCGGCTCGATGTGCTGGCGACGCTGATTGAGGTCTATGAAGAGAAGCAGCACCCGATGGACCCGCCCGACCCGATCGAGGCGATCCGGTTCCGCATGGAGCAGCAAGGCCTGACACGCAAGGATCTGGAGCCGATGATCGGCCCGCGCAACCGGGTCGCGGATGTGCTGAACCGCAAGCGAGGCCTGTCCATCGAGATGATCCGGCAATTGCACGACCATCTCGGCATCTCGGCCGAGGTTCTGATCCGGCCCAGCCGCTTCGACAAGGTTGCCTGA
- a CDS encoding SNARE domain-containing protein: MTIPTPLRRLAAALAAVLWLAPVQAQTTDHLGLPGPISLGGDSYALAWSSRPADNYIKQEYLPAGETTDSYSRMLLVETVSGGAGVMDAVRAQTEMLTRRKATDPLVNMDVIQNEDTGEALLDFIVSSKDEAGEYIVEWNAYRYAPLAEAAGGPGVLMFGISHRVYGNEAAKAFLQGLSTLRAAQIGALAGAPLPQPGG, from the coding sequence ATGACCATCCCCACACCGCTGCGCCGCCTTGCGGCCGCGCTGGCCGCCGTGCTCTGGCTTGCACCCGTGCAGGCGCAGACGACGGATCATCTGGGCCTGCCCGGCCCGATCTCGCTGGGGGGCGACAGCTATGCCCTGGCCTGGTCCTCGCGCCCGGCGGACAATTACATCAAGCAGGAATACCTGCCGGCAGGCGAAACCACGGACAGCTACAGCCGGATGCTGCTGGTGGAGACGGTCTCGGGCGGCGCCGGGGTAATGGATGCGGTGCGGGCGCAGACCGAGATGCTGACCCGGCGCAAGGCGACCGACCCGCTGGTCAACATGGATGTCATCCAGAACGAGGACACGGGCGAGGCGCTGCTGGATTTCATCGTCAGCAGCAAGGACGAGGCGGGGGAATACATCGTCGAATGGAACGCCTATCGCTATGCGCCCCTGGCCGAGGCCGCGGGCGGCCCCGGGGTGTTGATGTTCGGCATCAGCCACCGCGTCTATGGCAACGAGGCCGCCAAGGCGTTCCTGCAGGGGCTTTCCACGCTGCGCGCGGCGCAGATCGGGGCGCTGGCCGGTGCGCCTCTGCCGCAGCCGGGGGGCTGA
- a CDS encoding carboxymuconolactone decarboxylase family protein encodes MSREDVQSVAPALEHYATDTVANGLWQRPGLAPRDRSIITVATVIARNQTVLLPEQLQLALDNGVKPAEISEIITHLAFYGGCPRCRGPERHLGGRRQRRMQPDRCYPVTGRSAAAAGCRTSAPRPPG; translated from the coding sequence ATGTCCCGCGAAGACGTGCAGTCTGTCGCTCCGGCACTTGAGCATTACGCGACGGACACGGTGGCGAACGGCCTCTGGCAGCGCCCCGGCCTTGCGCCGCGGGATCGCAGCATCATCACCGTGGCGACCGTCATCGCGCGCAATCAGACCGTCTTGCTTCCTGAGCAATTGCAGCTCGCCCTCGACAACGGCGTGAAGCCGGCCGAGATTTCCGAGATCATCACCCATCTGGCTTTCTACGGCGGATGCCCTCGCTGCCGGGGTCCCGAGCGGCATCTTGGCGGTCGCCGACAACGGCGGATGCAGCCCGACCGATGTTATCCAGTCACCGGCCGATCTGCAGCGGCGGCAGGGTGCCGGACATCAGCGCCGAGACCGCCCGGATAA
- a CDS encoding type II toxin-antitoxin system prevent-host-death family antitoxin yields the protein MPTIDSVIFQRSPEEFLHQAQREPVEITRQGRRAFVLMPADHYDWLRAAAKRRHRTAEAVDVVIDAVERAEMDAGFTPLDALLG from the coding sequence ATGCCTACTATCGATTCTGTCATATTCCAGCGCAGTCCCGAAGAATTTCTGCATCAGGCACAACGCGAGCCGGTGGAGATCACCCGGCAGGGTCGCCGCGCCTTCGTGCTGATGCCCGCCGACCACTATGACTGGCTCCGGGCTGCCGCGAAACGGCGTCACCGCACGGCGGAAGCCGTCGATGTCGTTATCGACGCGGTTGAGCGTGCAGAGATGGACGCCGGGTTCACGCCGCTGGACGCCCTGCTCGGGTAG
- the clpS gene encoding ATP-dependent Clp protease adapter ClpS, whose amino-acid sequence MSGGGDDADGTALLEPRTRTRRPPLYKVLLLNDDFTPMEFVVHVLERFFGMSHGHAFEMMLTVHKQGLAVVGVFTHEIAETKVGQVMDFARRHQHPLQCTMERED is encoded by the coding sequence ATGTCGGGCGGCGGTGACGATGCCGACGGCACGGCCCTGCTCGAGCCCCGCACCCGCACCCGCCGGCCGCCGCTTTACAAGGTCCTGTTGCTGAACGACGATTTCACGCCGATGGAATTCGTCGTGCATGTGCTCGAGCGGTTCTTCGGCATGTCGCATGGCCATGCCTTCGAGATGATGCTGACGGTGCACAAGCAGGGTCTTGCCGTGGTCGGGGTCTTTACCCATGAGATCGCCGAGACCAAGGTCGGGCAGGTCATGGATTTCGCCCGCCGCCACCAGCACCCGCTGCAATGCACCATGGAGCGCGAGGACTGA
- a CDS encoding DMT family transporter, translating to MNHSILAGLAAGALWGLTFIAPNFIGAASAGELVIVRYGAYGFCSVFYLWWIGFNPFRALRRGDWIRLIAFGALGNSLYYLLMAMSVRAGGAALTALIIGTLPVLFAVVGNLQRPVIGWPGLMLALGPIGAGIALLAAGDTEGATLVFSPLGAGLALAAVASWLIYGLTNARYMASNTARSPLLWAALVGVGTMVTLPVLAAGAMLREGVLFGLGVDAYGPLLFWGLVLGTVSSWLATWLWNIASAGVPPVVLGYLIVSETVFALIYAFVLDGRLPGLLELSSAALLVGGVLVGINLTRRARDPAAAP from the coding sequence ATGAATCACTCCATACTGGCGGGATTGGCCGCCGGAGCCCTCTGGGGGCTGACCTTCATAGCGCCGAACTTCATCGGTGCCGCATCCGCGGGGGAACTGGTGATCGTCCGCTACGGCGCCTACGGGTTCTGCTCGGTGTTTTACCTGTGGTGGATCGGCTTCAATCCATTCCGGGCCTTGCGGCGTGGCGACTGGATCCGCCTGATTGCCTTCGGGGCTCTGGGCAACTCGCTGTATTACCTGTTGATGGCGATGTCGGTGCGTGCCGGAGGGGCGGCCCTGACCGCGTTGATCATCGGGACGCTGCCGGTCCTGTTCGCCGTGGTCGGGAACCTGCAGCGGCCCGTAATCGGCTGGCCCGGCCTGATGCTTGCCCTTGGTCCGATCGGTGCGGGGATCGCGCTTCTGGCGGCCGGGGATACCGAAGGCGCCACGCTCGTGTTTTCGCCACTGGGGGCCGGGCTTGCCCTCGCCGCCGTGGCGAGCTGGCTGATCTACGGCCTGACCAACGCGCGCTACATGGCGTCGAACACGGCAAGATCGCCGCTGCTCTGGGCTGCGCTGGTGGGCGTCGGCACGATGGTGACGCTGCCGGTCCTCGCCGCCGGGGCGATGCTGCGCGAGGGGGTTCTTTTCGGCCTGGGGGTCGACGCCTATGGCCCGCTGCTGTTCTGGGGCCTCGTGCTGGGCACGGTGTCGTCCTGGCTGGCGACATGGCTCTGGAATATCGCCAGCGCGGGCGTGCCCCCCGTCGTCCTTGGCTATCTCATCGTGTCCGAGACGGTCTTTGCCCTGATCTATGCCTTTGTGCTCGACGGGCGCTTGCCGGGGCTGCTTGAACTGTCCAGCGCCGCGCTGCTTGTCGGCGGTGTTCTCGTCGGGATCAATCTGACAAGGCGGGCCCGCGATCCGGCCGCGGCCCCGTGA
- a CDS encoding D-alanyl-D-alanine carboxypeptidase family protein: MKVRRSSPARLWLYIITAIWLLVLLPLSAIAAPYADYVMDARTGQVLHSSNSEARLHPASLTKMMTLYIAFEAIEHGEISLDKQVTISRKAASEPPSKLGLKSGQQIALRYLIRAAAIKSANDAATAIGEAISGSEAAFAERMNRTARMMGMTQTTFQNAHGLTRSGHLSTARDMSILGRHLIYDYPQYYNLFSRRTADAGVATVNHTNRRLLSSYSGADGIKTGYTVAAGFNLTASAERGGKRIIATVFGGRSTATRDAKVAELLDLGFRRAPGSAPLQKPGRPAYVGNTTGAGATRVAGAVSRSLRPQPRAADQNAVLMAAAAAAAATQDDALIKAAISEGLNAAMNDGAAPETEVADAAAAAPDVPDLRPSSRPEQLVLAAAEPAAEAVAPPEEEFAEGDTTLADEAQEIVTRIASTGSDQHWGINVGRYNSRYQAEKVLLRTALTEMATLDGTRRKVVQSSQGFDANFMGMSRETADLACRRLQARNVSCFMIGPS; encoded by the coding sequence GTGAAGGTTCGGCGCAGCAGTCCGGCCCGCTTGTGGCTGTATATCATCACCGCAATCTGGCTGCTTGTTCTCTTGCCGCTCAGCGCCATCGCTGCGCCCTATGCCGATTACGTGATGGACGCCCGCACCGGGCAGGTGCTGCATTCAAGCAACTCCGAAGCCCGCCTGCATCCGGCCTCGCTCACCAAGATGATGACCCTTTATATCGCCTTCGAGGCGATCGAGCATGGCGAGATTTCGCTCGACAAGCAGGTGACGATCTCGCGCAAGGCCGCGTCGGAGCCGCCGTCCAAGCTGGGGCTGAAGAGCGGGCAGCAGATCGCGCTCCGCTACCTGATCCGCGCTGCGGCGATCAAGTCGGCCAATGACGCCGCGACCGCCATCGGCGAGGCCATCAGCGGCTCCGAAGCCGCCTTTGCCGAGCGCATGAACCGCACCGCCCGGATGATGGGCATGACCCAGACCACCTTTCAGAACGCCCACGGGCTGACCCGGAGCGGGCACCTTTCAACCGCCCGCGACATGAGCATCCTGGGGCGGCACCTGATCTATGATTATCCGCAATATTACAACCTGTTCTCGCGCCGTACCGCCGATGCGGGCGTGGCGACGGTCAATCATACGAACCGCCGCCTGCTGTCGAGCTACAGCGGCGCGGACGGGATCAAGACCGGCTATACGGTCGCGGCCGGCTTCAACCTGACCGCATCGGCCGAGCGCGGCGGGAAGCGCATCATCGCCACCGTCTTCGGGGGGCGCTCGACCGCGACGCGCGATGCCAAGGTGGCCGAACTCCTTGATCTCGGCTTCCGCCGGGCGCCGGGCAGTGCCCCGCTGCAGAAACCCGGCCGGCCGGCCTATGTGGGCAATACGACCGGGGCAGGGGCCACGCGCGTGGCCGGCGCCGTCAGCCGGAGCCTGCGCCCGCAACCGCGCGCTGCAGATCAGAACGCCGTGCTGATGGCGGCCGCCGCTGCCGCCGCGGCGACGCAGGATGATGCGCTGATCAAGGCGGCGATTTCCGAAGGGCTCAACGCGGCAATGAATGACGGCGCCGCGCCCGAGACCGAGGTTGCCGATGCCGCGGCTGCTGCGCCGGATGTCCCGGATCTGCGCCCCTCGTCCCGGCCCGAGCAGCTGGTCCTCGCCGCGGCGGAACCTGCGGCCGAGGCCGTTGCCCCGCCGGAAGAGGAATTCGCCGAAGGCGATACCACGCTGGCCGACGAGGCGCAGGAGATCGTCACCCGCATCGCCAGCACGGGGAGCGATCAGCACTGGGGCATCAATGTCGGGCGCTACAACAGCCGTTACCAGGCCGAGAAAGTCCTGCTGCGCACGGCCCTGACCGAAATGGCGACGCTGGACGGCACCCGGCGCAAGGTGGTGCAGTCGTCGCAGGGCTTTGATGCGAATTTCATGGGCATGTCACGCGAAACGGCCGATCTCGCCTGCCGGCGCCTGCAGGCCCGCAACGTCTCCTGCTTCATGATCGGCCCGTCCTGA